From a region of the Saccharomycodes ludwigii strain NBRC 1722 chromosome VII, whole genome shotgun sequence genome:
- the SNF2 gene encoding SWI/SNF catalytic subunit SNF2 (similar to Saccharomyces cerevisiae YOR290C | SNF2 | Sucrose NonFermenting) — MDFPTPQRQLTREEINRCFLRWQHLRNEHGQNAQNIPEFIYYSNVLRVAAKQQQQQQQQQQQQQQQQQQQQQQQQQQQQQQQQQQQQQQQQQLQQQQQQLQLQQQQQQYDLNAGIATSPTSSIAGTNTPNNNFINNQATSNFNSNFSSGVQNSLHQQTNSFINNKSGTSSAANSSVQQNSPNNNISNNNVLPQQRMMTNSNSPTSNLSNISTPKSNTPLNNGTGLNNGNSVGINSTTGSIFSPSQTTLLKAQIAAMKCMLAKQAVPKDVQNIISSSLTKAPNYNEILVKLGRSLQVKKQQLQQQHQSTQQSNTNNTPAFVPSNNNLSTSTYTNNNNMQVPGPRAPTQEELDLQRKKKQELEILEKKRQQRLEEERRKKEEELKRREEELKRKREEEEVSRKKQEEEERKKKEQAEEEKKRKKQEEEEERKRKIRREMPQPINKFKESNPTIQKIINVNNPNLKVESYTLPESYPGQVLVPYKDLFNNKAKIIPSLLPPGIDVHSALEVYQTLVALNVDTEINNILLEVLKCDTSNADYELAEKKLICEYNALQLLPLQKAMRGHILQFEWFQRTLVSNTHPNFLSKVRKVNIADVSLTDDLFTRHEVLQLERIRQKQSAQLEAITDSCALQHKQKQDRRNRRMKFGHKISSLHNSIEKEEQKRIERNAKRRLQALKANDEEAYIKLLDQTKDTRITQLLKQTNSFLDSLTKAVKNQQEHTRSKIEQHLEEEEEDETNINSKKELLHLDRQGDTQLTNNGVSDGNDDDDDDIDYYSVAHKIKEEVKQQPSILVGGTLKDYQLKGLQWMVSLFNNHLNGILADEMGLGKTIQTISLLTYLYETKRIHGPFLVIVPLSTLTNWNAEFDRWAPVLRKIAYKGTPNERKSLQKQIKSGEFDVVLTTFEYIIREKNLLSKIKWVHMIIDEGHRMKNAQSKLSLTLNTYYHTDYRLILTGTPLQNNLPELWALLNFVLPKIFNSVKSFDEWFNTPFDNTGSQDRLELSEEETLLVIRRLHKVLRPFLLRRLKKDVEKELPQKVEKVLKCRMSALQQKLYEQMLKYRKLFVTEEQDEKKQKKKMVGSRGFNNQIMQLKKICNHPFVFDEVEDTINPSRETNDEIWRVAGKFELLQRVLPKFKATGHRVLLFFQMTQIMNIMEDFLRLMGLKYLRLDGQTKADDRTILLNLFNEPNSEYFCFLLSTRAGGLGLNLQTADTVIIFDTDWNPHQDLQAQDRAHRIGQKNEVRILRLITQNSVEEAILERAYKKLDIDGKVIQAGKFDNKSTAEEQEAILRSLLDAEEERKRKSALGIDEDDEFDDSELNTILARSDKEIEVFQKLDDERAKTDIEHGITTRLMGESELPEVYHKDIEAEMQKEEMEEIEAAGRGNRERKKTNYAEDITEDQWLKQFEVSDNDDDGSGGGGGGGAIASAGNDNKVYGQTEAGSPEVADGGITKGEETLDHVAIKKEKEGTIEIKENNVATVSEKFDAKVNDHLFASGETQVSAEHDVVVDDDGDEDSGDDDDDDFQLGPKRKGPKRKRMQARKKVKFSSKVEDKIDTRASSPTPLATVKKQIDNIIIEEPAPQRRRGRPPKNKTGKIFMRSPQLCTKSKEEREVVAKDALILYNFALEYKNEEQDRRLSDAFLSKPSKNIYPDYYRIIRFPIAFDTIENHIKDFAYDSLSQMLEDLHLMFSNAKVYNAEGSIIYNDANELETVIQKKFTEITGEDVGNMDFSVFNDYFLTKPLKITM; from the exons ATGGATTTTCCTACACCGCAAAGACAACTTACAAGAGAGGAAATTAATAGATGTTTCCTAAGATGGCAACATTTGAGAAATGAACATGGACAAAATGCACAAAATATACCAGaattcatttattattcaaatgTTTTAAGAGTAGCTGccaaacaacaacagcagcaacagcaacagcaacagcaacagcaacagcaacaacaacagcaacaacagcaacaacagcaacaacagcaacaacagcaacaacag caacagcagcaacaacagcagcaactacaacaacaacaacaacaactacaactgcaacaacaacaacaacaatatgaCTTAAATGCAGGTATAGCAACGTCACCTACCTCTTCTATTGCCGGTACTAATACAccaaacaataattttattaataaccaGGCAACATCAAATTTTAACTCCAATTTTTCCTCCGGTGTTCAAAATTCCTTGCATCAACAGACAAACTcctttattaataataagagTGGCACTAGTTCTGCTGCTAATTCTTCTGTACAACAAAATAGTCCAAATAACAACatcagtaataataatgttttgCCTCAGCAAAGAATGATGACAAATAGCAATTCACCGACATCCAATTTAAGCAACATTTCTACACCAAAAAGTAACACTCCATTAAATAATGGAACAGGACTTAACAATGGCAATTCAGTCGGTATTAATTCCACCACTGGTTctattttttccccttcACAAACAACTCTTTTAAAGGCTCAAATTGCTGCAATGAAATGTATGCTAGCTAAACAAGCGGTTCCTAAAGATGtccaaaatataattagtAGCTCTTTAACCAAAGCACCTAACTATAACGAGATTCTAGTAAAATTAGGTCGATCTTTGCAAGtcaaaaaacaacaacttCAACAGCAACATCAGAGCACACAACAGTCAAATACCAACAATACTCCTGCGTTTGTAcctagtaataataatttaagtACTTCTACTTataccaataacaataatatgcAGGTTCCTGGTCCACGTGCCCCCACTCAAGAAGAGCTAGATTTACAacgaaagaaaaaacaagaattggaaattttagagaaaaaaagacaacAACGATTAGAGGAGGAacgaagaaagaaagaagaagaattaaaaaggagagaagaagaattaaaaaggaagagagaggaagaagaggtTTCTAggaaaaaacaagaagaagaagaaaggaaaaaaaaggagcaAGCAGAggaggaaaagaaaagaaaaaagcaggaggaggaggaggaaaggaagaggaagattAGGAGAGAGATGCCTCAAccaataaacaaatttaaagaaTCGAATCCAactattcaaaaaattataaatgttaataatccaaatttaaaagtcGAATCCTATACTTTACCTGAAAGTTACCCTGGGCAAGTTCTAGTTCCATACAAAGATTTGTTTAACAATAAAGCTAAAATAATACCTAGTCTTTTACCGCCTGGTATTGATGTACATTCTGCTTTGGAAGTTTATCAAACGTTAGTCGCATTAAATGTAGATACTGAGATAAATAACATACTTTTGGAAGTTTTAAAATGCGACACTTCAAATGCTGATTATGAATTGGccgaaaaaaaattaatctgTGAATATAATGCATTACAACTGTTGCCGCTACAAAAGGCTATGAGAGGCcatattttacaatttgAATGGTTCCAAAGAACTTTAGTTTCCAACACACATCCAAATTTCTTATCTAAAGTGCGTAAAGTCAATATTGCAGATGTTAGTTTAACCGATGATTTGTTCACTAGGCACGAAGTTTTACAACTTGAGCGCATTAGACAGAAACAATCGGCCCAATTGGAAGCCATAACCGATAGTTGTGCTTTGCAACACAAACAAAAGCAAGACAGAAGGAACAGGAGAATGAAGTTTGGTCATAAGATTTCATCATTGCATAATAgcattgaaaaagaagaacaaaagAGAATTGAAAGAAATGCTAAACGCCGTTTGCAAGCCTTGAAAGCGAATGATGAAGAGGCGTAcattaaattattggatCAAACTAAAGATACTAGAATTACacaattattaaaacaaactaATTCATTTTTGGACTCATTGACCAAAGCCGTCAAAAATCAACAAGAGCATACCAGGAGTAAAATTGAACAACATCtagaggaggaggaggaggatgAAACCAATATTAATAGCAAAAAGGAACTGTTACATCTGGATAGACAGGGCGATACTCAGCTAACTAATAACGGGGTTAGTGATggtaatgatgatgacgatgatgatattGATTATTATAGTGTTGCtcataaaattaaagaagaGGTTAAACAACAACCATCTATATTGGTTGGTGGCACTTTGAAAGATTACCAATTGAAAGGTTTACAGTGGATGGTATCATTGTTTAATAACCATTTAAATGGTATTTTGGCTGACGAGATGGGTTTGGGTAAAACTATTCAAACGATCTCGCTTCTAACTTATTTATATGAAACAAAACGTATTCATGGTCCATTTTTGGTTATTGTTCCATTGTCCACTTTAACAAATTGGAACGCTGAATTTGATAGATGGGCTCCTGTTTTAAGGAAAATTGCCTATAAGGGAACACCGAATGAACGTAAATCATTACAAAAGCAAATCAAATCTGGCGAATTTGATGTTGTTCTTACCACATTTGAATATATCATTAGAGAGAAAAATTTGCTATCCAAAATTAAGTGGGTGCATATGATTATTGATGAAGGTCATAGAATGAAAAATGCACAATCCAAACTATCTTTGACTTTGAACACATATTATCATACAGATTACAGGTTGATTTTAACCGGGACACCTctacaaaataatttaccCGAATTATGGGCCTTGTTGAACTTTGTTTTACCCAAGATTTTCAATAGTGTTAAATCCTTTGATGAATGGTTTAACACACCTTTTGATAACACTGGTAGCCAAGATAGACTTGAGCTAAGTGAAGAAGAAACGTTGTTAGTTATTAGAAGGCTACATAAAGTCTTGCGTCCATTTTTGTTGCGTCgtttgaaaaaagatgtGGAGAAGGAATTGCCCCAAAAAGTGGAGAAAGTTTTGAAATGTAGAATGAGTGCTTTGCAACAGAAATTGTACGAACAAATGTTAAAGTATCgtaaattatttgttacCGAAGAAcaagatgaaaaaaaacagaaaaagaagatggTCGGTTCTCGAGGATTTAATAACCAAATTATgcaattgaaaaagatttgTAATCATCCCTTTGTCTTTGACGAAGTTGAAGATACTATTAATCCAAGCAGAGAAACTAACGATGAAATTTGGCGTGTTGCTGGTAAATTTGAATTGTTACAAAGGGTATTGCCAAAATTTAAAGCTACCGGTCATAGagttttgttatttttccaGATGACTCAAATTATGAATATCATGGAAGATTTCTTACGGCTAATGGGATTGAAATATCTAAGGTTAGATGGTCAGACCAAAGCTGACGACCGTaccatattattaaatctgTTTAACGAGCCAAATTCcgaatatttttgtttcttattGTCAACAAGAGCTGGTGGGCTAGGTTTAAATTTACAGACTGCAGATACagtaattatttttgacaCTGACTGGAATCCTCATCAGGATTTGCAGGCACAAGATAGAGCGCATAGAATTGGCCAAAAAAATGAGGTTCGTATTTTAAGATTGATTACTCAGAATTCCGTAGAAGAGGCTATTTTAGAGAGAGcgtataaaaaattggataTTGATGGTAAAGTTATTCAAGCTGGTAAATTTGACAACAAATCTACTGCTGAAGAGCAAGAAGCCATTTTGAGGTCTTTATTGGATGCTGAAGAAGAACGTAAACGTAAAAGCGCGCTGGGGatagatgaagatgatgagtTTGATGATTCTGAATTGAACACAATTTTAGCTCGTAGTGATAAAGAGATTGAAGTGTTTCAAAAATTGGATGATGAAAGAGCGAAAACTGATATCGAGCATGGCATTACTACAAGGTTGATGGGTGAATCTGAACTACCAGAAGTCTATCATAAAGATATTGAGGCAGAAATGCAAAAGGAAGAGATGGAAGAAATTGAAGCGGCTGGCAGAGGTAATAGAGAACGTAAAAAGACCAATTATGCTGAAGATATAACTGAAGATCAATGGTTAAAACAATTTGAAGTCagtgataatgatgatgatggtagtggtggtggtggtggtggtggtgctATTGCTAGTGCTGGTAACGATAATAAGGTTTATGGACAGACTGAAGCTGGCTCCCCTGAAGTTGCTGATGGGGGCATAACCAAAGGCGAAGAAACCCTCGATCATGTTGCgataaaaaaggaaaaagaaggtACAATTGAAATTAAGGAAAATAATGTCGCGACGGTTTctgaaaaatttgatgCAAAGGTCAATGACCATTTATTTGCCTCTGGCGAAACACAAGTTTCTGCTGAACatgatgttgttgttgatgacGATGGTGATGAGGATAgtggtgatgatgatgatgatgattttcAACTTGGTCCAAAAAGGAAGGGACCAAAGAGAAAGAGGATGCAAGCAAggaaaaaagtaaaattttCAAGCAAAGTTGAAGATAAAATTGATACAAGAGCATCCAGCCCAACACCATTGGCTACTGTGAAAAAGCAAATAgataatatcattatcgAAGAACCTGCGCCTCAGCGTCGTCGTGGACGTCcaccaaaaaataagacGGGTAAGATATTTATGCGTAGTCCTCAATTGTGTACAAAATCCAAGGAAGAAAGAGAAGTTGTTGCAAAAGACGCTTTAATTTTGTACAACTTTGCCTTGGAATATAAGAATGAGGAACAAGATAGAAGGTTATCTGATGCATTTTTGAGTAAGCCctctaaaaatatttacccTGATTATTATAGGATCATTAGGTTTCCTATAGCGTTTGATACGATTGAGAACCATATTAAGGATTTTGCCTATGATAGTTTGTCACAAATGTTAGAAGATTTACATTTAATGTTTTCTAATGCAAAAGTTTATAATGCTGAAGGTTCTATAATTTACAATGATGCAAATGAACTGGAGACTGtgatacaaaaaaaatttactgAAATAACTGGTGAGGATGTTGGAAACATGGATTTTAGTGTTTTCAATGACTATTTTTTGACTAAACCATTGAAGATAACCATGTAG
- a CDS encoding conserved putative ATP-binding protein encodes MEIELAEYEKILKVYENCRFNCYPIINGTYNKKYEQAFNSRIGRLILTNLRIYITINTLSNSVNEIAPGANKLEIVLPQIIFTTNISSCRNTISSKDIPPELIMPWLGENYLKLLFKPNPNDLYLNYIYTWILEIYPNNKNNIFKMKDDISKIVFESKIMVKRNLQDRGEEQLPKYEP; translated from the coding sequence ATGGAGATAGAATTAGCCGAGTACGAAAAGATTCTTAAAGTTTATGAGAATTGTAGATTTAATTGCTATCCAATAATTAATGGAACctacaacaaaaaatatgaacAAGCATTTAACTCCAGGATTGGGAGATTGATACTAACAAATTTAAGGATATACATTACAATAAATACATTAAGCAATTCAGTCAATGAAATCGCACCTGGTGCGAACAAACTAGAAATTGTTTTACCTCAAATCATTTTCACTACAAACATCTCAAGTTGTCGCAATACTATATCTTCCAAAGACATACCCCCCGAACTAATAATGCCCTGGTTGGGtgaaaattatttgaaattattatttaagcCTAACCCAAATGacttatatttaaattacaTATATACTTGGATTTTAGAAATCTATCccaataacaaaaacaatatttttaaaatgaaGGATGATATAAGTAAAATTGTCTTTGAAAGCAAAATAATGGTTAAGCGTAATTTACAAGATAGAGGAGAGGAACAATTGCCAAAGTACGAGCCGTGA